The DNA sequence ATTAATCACATCTTTGCCAATTTAATCTTTTCGATCAAATCTTTTACATGCTGATGCTGTCATGATCACTTCTATACGGCATGTCCAGTAACTAATACTATATTTTACTTTCATATCCTGAAATAACATTTGCTTTGACTTTTTGTATTATAAGGTGAGATGAAGGACAAATTCAAGGGgtcaaattcaaaaaaaaacgaTAAgcttgaaatattttattttaacgagtcaaaatattagttttatgCATATGTTGACGGAAATAAGTTTAATGTAATAAAGTTTATGCGTAATTACATGTTGAGACGTTGTCTATAGtaattggctataatttaaaataatatgttagtAATATTTTTGAGGGTCGCACTTAGGAGAGGACCAGTCCTTAAAGTAGAACCATAGATTCACTAAGGTTCTGCTTCAGAACCCTAAAtcttaaacatatttttaggatctaaatctaaatgcATGTTTTTTCATTGTTGTgtgtgtttaaaaataattttaaaatataatacatagatattgacattttttgcttgtgaagttctgctgctgaaccctaactaataccaGAAATAAGGTAAGTGTTCTATTAGTTCTTTCCttaatggttctctcttgaacatgcccttattttagattgttataaataaatatataaattcaatatggtaataaataatatgtaatcttTCCACAAATTTCTTACAAGCTTGTAaaagttcgacaaatataatcttGCACGGAGGGTCGGCTAAGATTATACATTAGGGCGTGGATGGTTGGAATGTGATGAAAGGATGtgatggttggagtgtgatattttgaaaacattggttatattttttatttttaatatgtcaactcattttgattaaaatttttaatgatttaagttatttaaaattaaacaaaacatTCTTTTAGCATTCATCGTCACAAGTTTAATATGAGGTGCAAGGAATGAAACGAATAGCAAcgaaataaacataaaatactTTGGGGACCTGTAATGGTTATAAACATAATGTGAAGACAGGTAGACCAAACCGAACaccaaaccttttttttttttttttctttttttaagaaaaccaagcttttattaataaattaagtcTTTCTCAAGACAGCTTTTCAACTCAATAGGAACAGACCTCCTATCGAACACTCGACCTGGGTATTTATATGCAGCTCTAGCAAAACTATGAGCTATCATATTTGCGGTTCGTCTAATAAAATACAAGTCAATcttgttttgattttgaagGTGTTGTCGGCACTCTTCAACAATAACACCAAACTGAGATCGCATTTGCACATTACTCCGCACCAAACTTAATTAGCTCTTAATAGATGAATTGCCTAAAAGAACCAACATATCTTATTGCCAAAAACTGATATTCATCACTCATCAGAGGTTTTCAAGCTTCCAGTTCAACATGACATAGTGGAGCAAACAATCTTTCATGAACAATGAAGGTAACATAACATTTTATGAACGCCGTTATTTGAATGCTATTGCCCTGCAGTGGTGCTATTAATAGGAAGAGTAGACTTGTACAAGCCAAAGAAATATGACTACTGCCTGTCCGCCTGCAGAACAAATCAAAATAGATATGTTACTAAATCTACATATTAAGTGAAGTATACTACTCAAATGTGAGCCTGGCTGTGTGGCTATTTCGAAACAGTTGCGCCAGTAATGTACCAATCCTTCTGTAGTAATATCTATCACTTATTTAATCTAGCCTGCGTTTTCCTTCTTCTCATGGTGTTTAATAAGGTCGTAAAGAAAATGGAATAGATGTATTGagattaatttagttatatatCAAAGACTTGATAAACGAGGTGACAGCTTTCAGGGATCACAATAAAGCCGGGAGACAAATGCCCTCTCAATGCATTTTGCAGGATACCAAATTAATTAAGCTCCATCTCTAAAGGTTCGTGTGGAAGTTGGTCCAGACAGGACCATTTAATCCAACACTGGTACATgtctgagtttttttttttttttgaaagaatgtCTAAGTTAATATGTATGCAAAGGAAGAGTCAGAGCAATTAGAAAAGTCAATATGTTACTCAGTAAGATTGGTGTTATTGCACCACTAATGAATTTAGAAGAACAATGGGagcaattttataaaatagataaatatcAAGGTCATCAACCGTTTGGTTCAAATGTATCATTAGTCACTCACTATAAAAGTGACTCAGTTTAGTCACTAATTTGAAGATTTGTATCAAGTAAACCATCTGACAGTGACTAAGTTGATACAATATCGTAATCTTTTAATGACCAAGTTGatacaaattttcaaattagtCACTAAATTAAGTCACTTTTAAAAtgagtgaccaatttgatacatttggaTCAAAAAAGTAATGACTTTGATATCTATCCCTTTTATAAGAGTTATACACACCAACTCAAGAGATGTGTTGTCTATCTAGCAAATGTATCTTATCTTAATATACTGTAATTTGTTCAAAAGAGACTCCCCAtatcattttcggtggtttctATGAACTTGATCAATCCCTCCATTATTAGGTTACTACACGATGTATAAGGGTACTCATAAGTCATACCTTCCTCATCAAGATAAACAACCTCTGATCAAGCTCAAACTTAGCAGCAATGGAGGGATCCCCCTTCAGCATCATCAGCAATCCACCAAAAGAAACATAAATGTCCCTGAAGACAACAAAATGTGTTAGCTAAGGCAATTCGGCATTACAAAATTAACTGACGTCCCTAACCGAGTACTGCTCTAAAAGTTTAAAAACAGTTTATATAGGCATAACAAGTACATTATATGCACTTTATATTAAAAGTTGGACTAAATAGTAGGCATGCTTACGCCTTAAGATTTGCTCCTGAACCTTCCTCTGAGATTCTATATAGTTTCCCATTCATAACATACTCAAATTTGTCTGCAAGGGATTTCCGCCCACcctgaaaattcaaaaaatgaaattttggtGTTTAAGCTTAAGGACCAAGGGGAACAGCTGTATTCATGAACATATAAGTATAACAAGCTTTAGATGCAGAAAAAGTAAATGACTGGTACTTTCCAAATACTTCAGGTTTCATACCTAGCTAGTTCACTTATTGTTGATTTTGCACTGGCACTCTActcttatttacatatattactAGGTCCACTAGCTGACCAGTAGCATATCATTGGGTATACCTAGATGACACTCAAGTGTGTTTCcgaatattcaataatcttatTATTGTTACACAATGAATAATAGTGACTATGCTATGAAATCAGATacctaaaaatcaaaattaggggAACAAGATAATACATCAGGACTTGAGAGTTCACATTACCTATTCAATGCAAAACTGTCACTCTAATAGAACAGGTCATTTGTTTGAGATATAAAGCTTGTACTACACTATCCAATAAAAACTATTAATATAGCAGATCTATCAAGTACTTCTCAGTTGGAACTTGGAAGGTATTAGAGACATTCTTTGGTTTGAAGCATGTCAAATCTGTTGTAAGAACATATGCATTCAGACTCTCTAAGCCTATTGTATATAAAGAGAGAGGTGATAATGAACTGATATCTCCATTTAGCCATGAGTGTAGTTTCCACATCTTTTGATTATGTAAAACCTTTTTGGCCATATCTAAAAGGTGAAATTGATTACTATGTTTTATATCACAGTAAACAGAGTTTCCTCATGCACGATATCATGTGCTTATAGTACTCAAACCTTCCTTGTATAAGATACTTCTTCTgtgaacaaatatataaaaaacaaatatcaaGAAGAAACCTACAATGAAGGGTTAATGCAAAATAGAACACAAATTACCGGAGTGAAGTAGCCAGTATCAGGTGTTCCATCCAAGTTCAGTGTGGATGCCAGTACCATCATGAACTTATCCCCTTCATGCAAAGGATATATATCTGTATTTACGTCTAGCTGCATGTACATGTCAAACTGCTCGCTCTTGGCTTCAATACGAGTAACTACACAATACAGTACAACATCAGCTATTATCTATGTAATAGTCATAATTTCTATATCTAACCTTGGTTGGCTAATACACAACAAACCATATAAGTTGTTCTCACAAGATCACAGCCCTGTGTGTTAAGAAGGTACGCTACAAGTTGTAAGCCTGCTATATCTTATTTGCACAGTTAAACATCCAAAATGAACGGTTAGACAgtcaaaaaaaagtaaaatcaaaatcaaagttGCTGATACATAATAAACCTTCAACTAGTGAAATACTAATGGGGCAGCTCGAAGGTATTTACTACTAAAGACGTAACAGAAGCAGGCAATGAATGGGTATCATTTTAACTAGAGTTTATTGCAAAACGCACCCCCCTGGTTTTTGCGAAAATCACTTTTTGCCCTGAACTTTCCAAAATTGCACTATCCACCCCCATGATTGGAAAAGCGCTGAAGTATGCACCTGGTTTGACCACAGCCGTTAGTCTCTCCCGTTAACGTTAAAATTTAAGGGCAAAGCTGTAATTTCACCGAGGGCTTTACAGTCCACTTCTAGTTTTCTATTTGTTTACCCTAAATATCTAATTCCCTCCCAAATTGAGACATAAACCCCCATCCCAGAAGTCGCTCACACAATGGTTCGTCCAACCACCGGAAAAAACGACATCTCTCACACGAAATAAACTGACGTCCGACATTTGCATCCGTCCATGCCGTCTTTGCCGCCAACCATTTACCACAGAAACATTTGCCAGCCATGATTCAGTAAGCCGgattgaagaagaagataaaaaaaacaaagagaaaagagaagaagatGCTGTGGGGTTGTATGGAGTGTATGTATACCGTTGCTCagcatttaattaaataaaaactgaAATACCAAGCATACCCTCAGCATTAACTAATGGTAACGGAAGCATTCAACGGAAGGGTCTAAAATGTCGCGCCAAAAAATTTATCAGGATGGATAGTGCAATTTTGGAAAGTCTAGAGCAAAAAGTGATTTCGCAAAAACCAGGGAGGTGCGTTTTGCAATAAACTCTTTTAACTAGTATCAGAAGCTAGAAGAAAATAGTTGCAGTAATATAACACATAAACGACTTAGCGAACCATATTCATCATCGATCCTAGAAATCACGGACATCCTCTGTGTAGTAAAAAACCCCAATCCTAATCCAAAATGGGCTCTGGTGGAACTTGTTAAAGTCGatttttaaaatcagaaattcatGAAAAATTAGAGTTGCGGAATGTGGATTGATTAGACAGCTAGATTAATACAAGTAACAAAATCACCAAGAACAACAGCAATTGGAACTATAGAATTCCctgaaacaagttgtttatgcTGAAATTTTATGGGTTAATTGCTAAAGAATATTATCTagaaaacagtaaataaaactCGAGAACTTGGTTACGCGGAAAACCCTTGTGAGGTAAAAACCGCGGGAGGGTTTGATACCCTGCCAGAAAGATAATCACTATGTAAATATGTTACAAGAGTTTGAAGTGTATTGTGTGTCCACTACCAGCTCCTAACCTCTATCTATTTATAGTACAAAACTTCTATTCAAATTTCTTCTCCCCACGTCTATCGTTCTAACGTTCACTTTGATGCTTATCCATATCAACCAACTACGAAGTGGTTCCTAATTTTCCTCCTGGGCCTGACCCCTGCTTTCTCTCTAGCCCGTTGCGTGCTCCGGATATGCCGTAGTGTTGGTACTTTAACGTTCACGTCTGTAGATTAGCTTCCCGTCTCACGTCGCGACCAACTCGTCATGTCACATCTGTTTATCTAATTATAACATTAGCCCTTTGATTTTTGTCAGATACCTTTACAATTATATATggcaaaaatcaaaatcaaatcaaatctttTAGATAGATTCCACGCCTCGAGTATAGTGCAGTCCAAACGTCTCCTCGTTTATCCATCATTACATTTTCCCGTACATACACTTCCCCGCATATTTCTCCCCTTCTACACACTTCTTCTTGTAACTGTTCACCTTCAAATCACATCAGTCTTCTCTCATGGCGAAAAAACCTTCCCAAACCAGTACTCCACGAAATACCATGTCTGAATCCCTTTGGGCAGCTACCAAGCTTCTATTTCCGAGCGACAATAATGTGAGTTCTATCACCAAATCAATACTGACTAAAACCAAGGTATCGTTGGGCAAAGATGCCGTCGTCGTCAAGCCCAGTTCTGATGAACGTGCCGATTGGTACAGAGAAGGCTGGGTCACTCTTTACTATTATCCCTTTGATATTACCATTCCATTCCCCTTTTCTCCTGTCATAAAAGAGGTGATAACTTGCATGGGCATCTCTCCTGGGCAGCTTATGCCTTTTGCTTGGAGGATCCTTGCGTGTCTTGAGGCCATCGAGAAGAAACACAAGTTGGGAATCAATATGGATGTGGTGAAGTGTTGCTATGGCACCAAGAAATTCTACGGGTGTCGATTCGGTTTTACTAACAAAAGAGGCGATGAGCCCTTGATCTTGAATGCTGAAGGCGTAAATGACAGACAATGGAAGGAAAGCTTTTGTTTTGTCGAGAAATCCTCGTTAGGAGATGCGGGTTCATACTTCCCTGACCGTTGGACTTCCACTGGTAGTGTCTTGTACTCTCTTGTTTCATTTCATGCTTTTTATACTAGTCAATGCCTTATAGTTTCTCTCTGTGCAGATCCGGACTTTGAGTTTGATGATGATAATGTGGCCGCCAAGGAGACTGTGGAAAAGATTTTGCAACCTCCCCTTGGGGATAGGCTTTGGCCCAACTGCTTGGGTCGACCCATCAAAAATTTCAGTATGGTTGATGTTGAAGAGTTTGCAAAGCGCTTGAGGAAGGCCTCCCCTGGTGATGACAACCAGTCAGATTCCCTTCCAGCCAAGACCGTCGCGCAGAGGACAAGGAGTAGGTCCGCGGCTTCTACGGTCAGGACTTCAGATTCCGTTCAAAGTCTGTCTTCTGATTCGTTGGTGGGTCCTGGAACAGAGCAAGGCCTTGAGATCAATTCCGATAGACTTTTTGCTAAAGGTATCTGTAGACTGTTCTCGTTGTTGACGTATCTTTTCCTTTTTACGTGCCTTTTTGTCGTGTTGTTGATTCTGCTTGAGCCCTTTTGTTCCGTTGTAGAGTTCAAGACTCCTACGTTAAAGCCCTTTGAAGGCTCTAGCAAAGAGCTCTTTGTCAAGAGGAGTCGTGAGGATAAGGCCTTGGAAGGTGAATTTCCCAAGACTCCTTTGTCATTAGCCCCTGATACCAGTCCTGACTACAAAAGGCAGAAATCTTCTACCAGTCGTGTCGTCATCGGCAAGTCTAAATCTGTTGTTCCTGTGATCTTTGAGAGATATGATCCTAATGCCAAGCCTTCTGAGTTTTCCCACATGTTGTCTGATCTCTTGCTTCCTCAATATGTGGGTGCTTCCTCTTCCAAGAGCCCTGATTCCGTTGTTGATGAGATCGCCGGTCATGCCTTTCATGTAAGTTCTATCTTCTTTACGTACATTTTCCTATGTTTCCTTTGTTGAATGGCACTCATGCTTCTCGCGTTTTGACAGATGTTGCAGGCTTCCTTAATGGCTCGCGAGTCCTACAAGTGCAGATTGTCAAAGTTGTCGGCTCTAGAAAGTGCTCACGGTGCGTGCGCGTCAAAGCTGAAGGCGGCACAAGAGGCTGCTGCCGTCAATTTGAAGGCTGGGAAGGAGATTCAGCAGGAGCTAAAGGACTTTGTCCAAAAGGTTAAGGTCATGGAAGGTGAATTTTTGACCAAGTCTCAGGAGGCAGTCACGCAGCAAGCCATGCGTACCAGGGTGGAGGTCATGCAGGAGTACTTTCGGGGCGAGCATGCATCCTGGGATCTCAATGAGGCTATTCGCATTTACAATGAAGCTTATCCGCAAAGTGCTTTCCCGTTGTTTACACCGCAGGAAGAGGATCTCGTCGAGAAAACAGCTACAGAGGG is a window from the Daucus carota subsp. sativus chromosome 8, DH1 v3.0, whole genome shotgun sequence genome containing:
- the LOC108198732 gene encoding DNA-directed RNA polymerases II and V subunit 8A isoform X1, encoding MVETLFQDIFRVVGLDPDGKKFDKVTRIEAKSEQFDMYMQLDVNTDIYPLHEGDKFMMVLASTLNLDGTPDTGYFTPGGRKSLADKFEYVMNGKLYRISEEGSGANLKADIYVSFGGLLMMLKGDPSIAAKFELDQRLFILMRKADRQ
- the LOC108198732 gene encoding DNA-directed RNA polymerases II and V subunit 8A isoform X2, giving the protein MVETLFQDIFRVVGLDPDGKKFDKVTRIEAKSEQFDMYMQLDVNTDIYPLHEGDKFMMVLASTLNLDGTPDTGYFTPGGRKSLADKFEYVMNGKLYRISEEGSGANLKADIYVSFGGLLMMLKGDPSIAAKFELDQRLFILMRKV